One region of Zerene cesonia ecotype Mississippi chromosome 15, Zerene_cesonia_1.1, whole genome shotgun sequence genomic DNA includes:
- the LOC119832140 gene encoding serine/threonine-protein kinase/endoribonuclease IRE1 produces MKFLILAFFLFGSYGHEPIVKNNKESTEISRALDDRPLLFATLGGGMVAVEPLSGNIIWKLKDEPVVKVPNQHANLMPQFLPDPRHGSLYMYGPRGDKQMLKKLPFTIPELVANAPCRSTDGILYTGKKSDTWFMLDPLTGSREHISGFDKSKIFKEDDVEDTCDLDKKRSVYVARTEYNILMHDSNNENQKWNVTFFDYTSHDMGKEMLNDYGIIHFTSTSNGRIMSFNRKTGDLVWSHNFETPVIAAYLLDREGLISVPFNSIGDDTMDHIMEDATTLRNGQGIKNSNIELYPTLYIGEHNHGLYALSSLVDKNTVTISTGYTQPLLLEGPVTETESASEKPVYEPFKNVHYQLNDINLHVTPPYLLLGHYKVPELTTSWMPQMPNSNRNNLPVRNAVKLINGEVRTEADKDENETNLKSNSVSVSVQTEDLFAEFSLRPDLWYKQLHIWLNQQENKALKVALIVLMGLVVTMFWYLRLQARDIQQLSQGGSRSSTASTSSQGEVTGQLVELGDGEVQIGKISFFTDQILGKGCEGTFVYRGTFDKRAVAVKRLLPECFTFADREVALLRESDAHAHVVRYYCTERDKQFRYIALELCSATLQDYVERKLNFECKIDAVEVLRQAALGLSHLHSMDIVHRDIKPHNVLLSMPTGTGEVRAMISDFGLSKKLNIGRVSFSRRSGVTGTDGWIAPEMINGERTTTSVDMFSLGCVFYYVLSRGQHPFGDVLRRQANIITGEYNLDYLDKVLPEEEVLLTKILIRSMISSKASARPPCETVLKYPIFWGKYSILNFLQDVSDHVESCNAGADHPLEKGARRVIRGDWRAHVCPTVANDLRARRTYRGERVAHLLRAIRNKKHHYRELEPEVRDSLGKVPDGFVTYWLKRFPLLLPHVWLQMQQFRNEDVMQGYFPHTFTFDRDDVTELNDDNYVNEEDLAINELFVKSKVYYDENEPDKKYKRDSPKKRVDWRSDDRTRQDDVRLRDRYTYYKKKEKKQEVPVWSLPPQ; encoded by the exons agCCCGTGGTGAAAGTTCCAAATCAACATGCGAATTTGATGCCCCAATTTTTACCTGATCCTCGACACGGCTCCCTCTATATGTATGGACCAAGGGGCGATAAGCAAATGCTGAAAAAGTTACCCTTCACGATACCAGAGTTGGTGGCAAATGCGCCGTGCCGTTCCACAGATGGCATTTTGTATACAGGAAAGAAAAGTGATACATGGTTCATGTTGGATCCATTGACTGGTTCTAGGGAGCATATTTCAG GTTTTGATAAgtcgaaaatatttaaagaagacGATGTGGAGGACACTTGCGATCTCGACAAGAAACGCAGTGTGTACGTCGCACGCACCGAGTATAATATTCTCATGCACGATTCGAATAACGAGAACCAGAAGTGGAACGTCACATTTTTCGATTACACGTCGCATGATATGGGAAAGGAGATGCTGAATGACTACG GTATAATACACTTCACGTCTACATCAAACGGGCGGATAATGTCTTTTAACCGAAAAACCGGTGACTTGGTGTGGTCACATAACTTCGAAACGCCGGTTATAGCAGCCTATCTGTTGGATAGGGAGGGACTTATCTCCGTCCCCTTTAATTCCATCGGGGACGACACCATGGACCACATCATGGAAGACGCTACGACGCTGAGGAACGGGCAGGGGATTAAGAACTCTAATATTGAGTTGTA cCCAACGTTATATATTGGGGAGCACAACCATGGCCTGTACGCGCTATCGTCCTTAGTAGATAAAAACACAGTAACAATATCCACTGGATACACCCAGCCGTTACTCCTAGAAGGGCCGGTCACTGAAACCGAGTCCGCTTCAGAGAAACCGGTCTATGAACCGTTTAAAAATGTCCACTACCAACTCAATGATATAAACCTACACGTAACTCCACCGTATCTATTGCTGGGGCATTATAAAGTGCCAGAGCTAACTACTTCCTGGATGCCACAAATGCCAAATTCCAATCGAAATAATCTGCCAGTGAGGAACGCTGTGAAGTTGATCAATGGGGAAGTCAGAACTGAAGCGGATAAGGATGAAAATGAAACGAATTTGAAGTCTAACTCCGTATCGGTGTCAGTGCAAACGGAAGATTTGTTCGCGGAGTTCAGTTTGAGGCCGGATTTGTGGTACAAACAGCTGCACATTTGGCTCAATCAGCAAGAGAATAAAGCGCTGAAAGTAGCCCTTATTGTTTTGATGGGCTTGGTCGTCACTATGTTCTGGTATTTGCGGCTGCAG GCTCGCGATATCCAGCAACTTTCCCAAGGTGGGTCCAGAAGTTCCACGGCATCCACTTCATCTCAGGGTGAGGTGACGGGGCAACTCGTTGAGTTGGGCGATGGAGAAGTGCAAATAGGCAAGATTAGCTTCTTCACGGACCAGATTTTGGGAAAAGGGTGTGAGGGTACTTTTGTGTATAg AGGTACATTCGACAAACGCGCAGTTGCCGTAAAGCGCTTGTTACCCGAATGTTTCACATTCGCGGACCGCGAAGTGGCGCTCTTGCGCGAGTCGGATGCGCACGCGCACGTGGTACGGTATTATTGTACTGAACGGGATAAACAGTTTAG GTATATAGCCCTAGAGCTCTGTTCAGCTACGTTACAAGATTACGTCGaaagaaaattgaatttcGAATGTAAAATCGATGCTGTGGAAGTGTTGCGGCAGGCCGCTTTGGGGCTCTCTCATTTACATTCTATGGACATAG TACACAGAGACATAAAGCCGCACAACGTGTTGCTGTCCATGCCTACCGGCACAGGCGAAGTGCGAGCCATGATATCCGACTTCGGTTTGTCCAAAAAACTCAATATCGGCCGTGTGAGCTTCTCCCGAAGGTCTGGGGTCACTGGTACTGACGGCTGGATTGCTCCTGAGATGATTAATGGCGAGAGAACG aCGACATCCGTGGACATGTTCTCTTTAGgttgtgtgttttattacGTACTTTCTAGAGGCCAGCATCCTTTCGGTGATGTGTTGAGGCGACAGGCAAATATTATCACCGGAGAGTAcaatttagattatttaga TAAAGTGTTGCCAGAAGAAGAGGTGCTATTAACGAAAATTTTGATTAGATCCATGATCTCGTCTAAAGCAAGTGCTAGGCCGCCTTGTGAAACTGTACTTAAGTACCCCATATTTTGGGGCAAATATAGTATACTAAATTTCTTACAG GATGTGAGTGACCACGTGGAGAGTTGCAACGCGGGAGCCGACCATCCCCTAGAAAAGGGAGCTAGAAGGGTTATAAGAGGAGATTGGCGAGCGCACGTTTGCCCAACCGTGGCCAATGATTTGCGGGCGCGACGCACGTACCGCGGCGAGCGGGTCGCACATTTGCTGAGGGCGATACGGAATAAG AAACATCACTACAGAGAACTAGAGCCCGAAGTGCGTGACAGTCTCGGCAAAGTTCCGGACGGTTTCGTCACCTACTGGCTCAAGAGGTTCCCACTCCTCTTGCCTCACGTGTGGTTACAAATGCAGCAGTTCCGGAACGAAGACGTCATGCAAGGCTACTTCCCACACACCTTCACGTTCGACAGAGATGACGTCACAGAACTGAACGACGACAACTATGTCAATGAGGAAGATCTAGCGATCAACGAACTCTTCGTCAAAAGCAAAGTGTACTACGATGAGAACGAGCCGGATAAGAAGTACAAAAGGGACTCGCCTAAGAAACGCGTGGACTGGCGAAGTGACGATAGAACGAGACAGGACGACGTCAGACTGAGAGATAGATACACGTATTATAAGAAGAAAGAGAAGAAACAAGAAGTGCCGGTATGGAGCTTGCCGCCGCAGTGA
- the LOC119832141 gene encoding ankyrin repeat domain-containing protein 27-like — MEGGYDEIISDNPFFVEFKNEYMDLFQHCISESWIVCVPRIGSLNTRVFSIEDFCAHVLVPSDELPETHYNTLTEKQVTVANKVISLEVTKGLPLQSHILFEETFYTEDFIKYKVWCIETPLEPTSNVGDNDVTKECLCSINDCIDLLWTQAAGRQVLDQIELNVQLFVKKNPSLPVAIGNLKDAVSELYTQCLQVTLQNRRLREKSKASKHILENIKLAVECYMQQLLFDYIFKPICTSCSYEDSHLNKKIRNMCDIQLRDLDIKKELYHAVPRAKQILSKIDSYNTVLEKVLCLKQALNAINKSDSGNNVVLLTADDLLPVFVFLLIKSGLPNWYSQLTYMKEFRFSGIGKGDGDESIFLITTLEAVIEHIQSGALAGPPDPESYYYESNSSEDNMSTCNQRRGSLTESISTSDTTSREETLEYVFDLIKANHTEQVQSLLEKNQRHLNNMQDNEKSVIKLTLNENEIDDDDDDSDLEIFQKLCHPLCNCNKCCQKLSKNLLKTSPTVNSRDSHGLTPLHVASIHGKAATVEILIEMGAEVNATDLNECTPLHYSAARGHQNALLLLLHSGADINKANIDKNTPLHMAVNNGHLNCVKALIYFAEHGRKQININCCNESGNTPLHMSSKWGYEGIAKLLIENGAEPSLHNRNGKTAFDLAHNLKILQVLKSSTPSLYEYIHITSTDIKKLSVKNENPVSQKLNNLRMRNNDRNNASKTVENLKRIERILQAVSYGDIKLACFYMNINYENYINAKSEMKESLCHPLCECSNCKKVTQSTISDFDVNFCDSNGVTALHYAARYGLDELCKILILNRADVNTCNKKGQTPLHLAALHNKTIALHYLLDSGANINAIDLSGNTPLHDACELGNIGATKTLLSFSPDLSMVNASQKTPLDVAKEKVHLTIIDLIEKHSNKTSIYK, encoded by the coding sequence ATGGAGGGTGGATACGATGAAATTATATCCGATAATCCCTTTTTCgtggaatttaaaaatgaatatatggatCTATTTCAACATTGTATATCAGAGTCTTGGATAGTTTGTGTGCCGCGCATCGGTAGTCTAAATACTCGTGTTTTTTCTATAGAAGATTTTTGTGCACATGTTTTGGTGCCTAGTGATGAACTTCCAGAGACTCACTATAACACCCTTACTGAAAAACAGGTTACTGTCGCAAATAAAGTGATTTCACTCGAAGTTACCAAAGGACTACCTCTCCAAAGccacattttatttgaagaaacattttatactgaagactttattaaatacaaagtttGGTGCATTGAAACTCCTCTTGAACCTACTTCCAATGTTGGGGACAATGATGTTACTAAAGAATGCCTTTGTTCTATTAATGACTGTATTGACTTACTGTGGACACAAGCTGCTGGTCGTCAAGTTTTGGatcaaattgaattaaatgttcaATTATTTGTGAAGAAGAACCCATCTTTACCAGTGGCTATAGGCAATCTAAAAGATGCTGTAAGTGAGTTGTACACACAATGCTTACAAGTGACCTTACAAAACCGACGCTTAAGAGAAAAATCAAAAGcatcaaaacatattttagaaaatattaagctAGCAGTTGAATGTTATATGCAACAACTATTATTTGACTACATATTTAAACCTATATGTACTAGTTGTTCATATGAGGATTCTcatctcaataaaaaaataagaaatatgtgTGATATTCAACTTAGAGAtcttgatattaaaaaagaattgtaCCATGCAGTGCCAAGAGCGAAGCAAATACTTTCTAAAATTGATTCATACAACACGGTACTGGAGAAAGTACTGTGTTTAAAACAAGCATTGAatgcaattaataaaagtgACAGTGGCAACAATGTTGTTCTTTTAACTGCTGATGATTTATTACcagtttttgtatttcttttaataaaatctggTCTACCAAACTGGTACAGCCAACTTACTTACATGAAGGAATTTAGGTTCAGCGGGATCGGAAAGGGTGATGGGGATGAaagtatatttcttattactaCATTAGAAGCTGTCATAGAACACATTCAATCAGGTGCATTAGCAGGTCCACCAGACCCAGAATCATATTACTATGAAAGCAACTCTTCAGAAGATAATATGAGTACATGTAATCAAAGGAGGGGCAGTTTGACTGAGTCAATCTCTACTTCTGATACCACAAGTAGAGAAGAGACCCTTGAATATGTTTTTGACTTAATTAAAGCCAATCATACAGAACAAGTGCAATCTTTACTAGAGAAAAACCAAAGGcacttaaataatatgcaagATAATGAAAAGAGTGTGATAAAATTGACtttgaatgaaaatgaaattgatgatgatgatgacgacaGTGATCTTGAAATATTCCAAAAACTGTGTCATCCTCTCTGTAATTGCAATAAATGTTGTCAGAAACTTTCAAAGAATCTCCTTAAAACATCACCTACGGTCAACTCCCGTGACAGTCACGGTCTGACGCCACTGCATGTAGCAAGTATACATGGCAAAGCTGCAACTGTTGAAATTCTTATTGAAATGGGAGCAGAAGTGAATGCAACAGATCTAAACGAATGCACACCACTGCATTATTCGGCTGCTAGAGGGCATCAAAATGCTTTGTTATTGTTACTTCATTCGGGAGCTGATATCAACAAAgcaaatattgataaaaatactcCACTACACATGGCAGTAAACAATGGACATTTGAACTGTGTCAAAGCTCTTATCTATTTTGCAGAGCATGGACGaaaacagataaatataaattgttgcaATGAGAGTGGGAATACACCATTGCATATGTCTTCAAAATGGGGATATGAAGGCATTGCTAAGTTGCTCATAGAAAATGGTGCAGAGCCATCATTGCATAATCGCAATGGGAAAACTGCATTTGACTTGGCACACAATTTGAAGATATTGCAAGTGTTGAAATCTAGTACACCCagtttatatgaatacatacacataacCAGCACAgacattaaaaagttaagtGTAAAGAATGAAAATCCTGTATCCCAAAAGTTAAACAACCTGAGAATGAGAAACAATGACCGTAACAATGCATCAAAAACGGtagaaaatttaaagagaATTGAAAGGATCCTGCAAGCTGTATCATATGGTGATATTAAATTAgcatgtttttatatgaatattaattatgaaaattatataaatgctaaaaGTGAAATGAAAGAATCTCTTTGTCACCCTCTATGTGAATGTTCTAATTGTAAGAAAGTAACACAATCCACAATATCAGACTTTGACGTAAACTTTTGTGATTCAAATGGTGTAACGGCATTGCACTATGCAGCAAGATATGGGCTTGatgaattatgtaaaattcttATTCTTAATAGAGCTGATGTTAACACATGCAACAAAAAAGGACAAACACCACTACATCTGGCTGCCttgcataataaaacaatagctTTACATTATCTTTTGGACAGTGGCgctaatataaatgcaattgACTTATCAGGAAATACTCCTTTACATGATGCCTGCGAATTGGGTAATATTGGCGCTACTAAAACACTTCTTAGCTTCAGTCCTGACTTATCTATGGTAAATGCCTCTCAAAAAACACCTCTGGATGTTGCAAAAGAAAAAGtccatttaacaataatagatttaatagAAAAGCATTCAAATAAGAcatcaatttacaaataa